GCCATCACGCTGGCCGGGGGGCTGTGTGGGGCGCTTTTGCTGATGATCTCTTCCAATGCGGCCTTTTCGGTTGTGGTGCCGTTCCTGCTGCTGGGGGCGACGCTGGCCTTTCTGTTCGGAGATCAGATCCGCAGCTTTGCCGCCGCGCACAGCCGGGGCGTGACGCCGCAAGGGGCGGTGGGCCTGTTCGCGGTCAGCCTCTATGGCGGCTATTTCAACGGCGGGCTGGGCATCCTGCTGCTGGCGCTGTTCTCGCTCTGGGGGATGAGCAATATCCACCAGATGAACGGGCTGAAAAGCGGGCTGTCCTTCCTGCTGACGGCGATTTCGGTGGTGGTCTTTGCTGCCGCCGGGCTGGTGAGCTGGCCACAGGCCATCGTGATGATGCTGGCCTCGACGGCGGGGGGGTACCTTGGCGCGCCACTGGCACGGCGGTTGCCGAAAGCGGTGATCCGCGCGATTGTCGGGCTGATCGGCTTTGGCATGACAGCGGTGTTCACCGCGCGTCTGTTCGCCTGATCGCCCCTCCCGCCGCTGCCTGACCATCTGGTCGAATCTGCATACAAGGCGCATGATGACTTTTGCGGGGTCATCATGTTTTCAGGGGCAGCAAAATTTGCGCAATATGCCAGTTGCTTAGGCGGAATTATTGCTGTCGAAAATATTGTCGACAAAATTATTGACAAAATGGTCCGCAATTCTGACAGTGGAGACAGGACGACAGGCACAGTGCCGCCCCGTCCGCCATCTGCCCGCAAGTTCCGGCATCAGACCGGGAGGAGGCGGGCCTACAACAGGGATCGACCATGACCTTCAAAACCACCCTGCTTGCCGGCGTCGCCCTCGCCTGCCTCGCCACTGCCGGATCGGCACAAACCCTGCGCTGGGGGGCCGCGCGCGACATCAATTCGCTGGACCCGTATTCCTACGGCTCCACCTTCACCATCAGCTTTCTGAACCATGTTTACGAAGGGCTGGTGCGCTACAATTCCAATCTGGAAATCGAACCGGCGCTGGCGACGGAATGGGAAGTGCTGCCCAACAACATCTGGCGCTTCAAGCTGCGTCAGGGCGTGAAATTCCATGATGGCGCGGATTTCACGGCGGATGACGTGGTCACCTCGCTGGCCCGCGTCAGCCATGCCGACAGCCCGCTGAAGGGCAACCTGCCCGCCTATAAATCCGCCACCAAGGTGGATGATTACACGGTCGACATCGAACTGGTCGGCACCTATCCCCTGCTGCTCAATGACCTGACCAACATCCACATGTTCGATGCGGGCTGGCTGAAAGAGCACAATGCCGAAGTCCCGACCGATGTGGCCAAGAAGGTGGAAGGCTATCCGACCTTCAACGCCAATGGCACCGGGCCGTTCAGCGTGGAAAGCCGCGTGCCGGACAGCAAGACCATCCTCGCCGTCAATGACGGCTGGTGGGATACGCCGCAGCACAATCTGAAGCGCATCGAATTCACCCCCATCGCCTCCGAGGCGACGCGGGTTGCGGCGCTGCTGTCGGGCGAGATCGACTTTACCGAAAAGGCCCCGGTGCAGGATCTGCCGCGCCTCGCCGCCGCACCGAATGTCAAGGTGATGGAAGGCAACGAGCTGCGCACCATCATGTTCGGCTTCAATTTTCAGGACAAGCTGCACAATGGCGAGCCGAACCTGTTCAAGGACAAGAAGATGCGCGAGGCCGTCGGGCTTGCCATCGACCTGAACCTGATCCGCGACAAGGTGATGCGCGGCAAGTCGCGGGTGACCGGCACCATGGTTGCCCCGGCGATCCCCGGCTATGATGCGGCCCTGGATACCCCGCCGGTCTATGATCCGGAAAAAGCGGCGGCGATGATCAAGGAACTGGGCGCAGAGGGTTATGCCTTCGAGATCATGTGCTCCAATGACCTCTGGGTGAACGAAGAGGAAATCTGCAACGCGCTGGTGTCGATGCTGACCCGCGTCGGCCTTGCCCCGCGCCTGAACATCGCGCCGAACGCCGTGCAGCAGGTCAAGCTGACCAATGGCGAAGCCGATATGTTCGCCTTCGGCTGGGCCAACGAGCCGATGCTCGACAGCTATTCGATCCTGCTGCAAACCTTCCAGACCAAATCCGACAATGCCGGGGTGTTCAACTGGGGCGGCTGGTCCTATCCTGAAATGGACAAGCTGATCATTGCGGCCTCGACCGAGCTGGACCGCGAAAAGCGTCTGGCGATGCAAAGCGCCGCGCTGAAGATCGTGAAGGACGAGTCGATCATGCTGCCCTTCCACCAGCAGCCGATGGCCTGGGCCACGTCTGACAAGGTGGAAAGCGTCGTGCAGCTTTCGGACAACAAGGGTCGTCACTGGCTGACCCGCATGGCCGAGTGATCGCGCCGGTTTGATCCCTTGCCCGGCGCAACATCGCGCCGGGCCTCCTCATCCACAGGGAGCCAGTAACGTGATTGTTTTCCTTATCAAACGGCTGGCCAACGCGGCGCTTGTCATGCTTGTCGTGGCGCTGATGGCCTTCATGATCTTCCGCTTTGTCGGGGATCCCATTCAGCTCATGGTGAACGAGCAGACAACGCAGGTCGAACGCGATGCGCTGCGCGAGCGGCTTGGCCTGAACGAGTCAGTGGTGATGCAATACCTGCGCTTCGTCGGCAATGCGGTGCAGGGCGATTTCGGGATTTCCTATCGCAACCAGCAAGAGGTGATGAGCCTGATTGCCGAACGCTTTCCGGCCACCATCGAACTGGTGCTGATGGCCACGATCATCTCGCTGGTGGTGGGGGTGCCCTTCGGTGTGATCACCGCGATCCACCGGGGCAAATGGTATTCCGAAGGTTTGCAGTTCCTGTCGATCATCGGCGTGTCGCTGCCCAGTTTCGTGATCGGCATTCTGCTGATCCTGGTGTTCTCGGTCATTCTCAATATTGCACCGGCCTTTGGTCGTGGCGAGGTTGTCAGCATCGGCTGGTGGACCACGGGCCTGCTGACGCCATCGGGGCGGGCCGCGCTGATCCTGCCCTCCATCGCGCTTTCCTTCTATCAGATCACGCTGGTGATGCGGCTGGTGCGCGCCGAGATGCTTGAAGTGCTGCGCTCGGATTTCATCAAATTCGCCCGCGCCCGTGGCGTGCCCGCATGGCGGGTGCATTACAGCCATGCGCTGCGCAACTGCCTGATGCCGGTGGTCACGATGACCGCAATGAACATCGGGGCGCTGATCGCCTTCGCGCTGATCACCGAAACCGTGTTCCAATGGCCGGGCATGGGGCTGCTGTTCATCCAGGCGGTGACCTTTGTCGATATCCCGGTGATGGCGGCCTATCTCTGCATCGTCTCTTTCATCTTTGTCGCGCTGAACACGCTGGTGGACATCACCTATGCGCTGATCGACCCGCGCCTGCGCAATGCCAAGGCCTGAGCCATGACAGTCAACCTCAAATCTCCCGGAGTTCTGGCCCGTCTGCGCCAGAGCGACCTCTGGTGGTCTTTCACCCATCAGCGCAGTGCGGTCTTTGCCGCCGTGCTGCTGACGGTGCTGATCGTCAGCGCCTTCACCGCACCGCTGTATGCGCCGCAGAATCCGTTTGATCCGGCCCAGCTGGAACTGTGGAATGCCGAAATTCCGCCGATCTGGCTGGAGGGCGGGCAATGGCCCTATCTTCTGGGCACCGATACCCAGGGGCGCGATATCCTGTCGGCCATCCTCTATGGCTCGCGCATCTCGATCCTGATCGGCATCGCCTCGGTGGTATTCGCGCTGGTGATCGGCATCGGCACCGGGCTGGTCGCGGGCTATTATGGCGGTTTCGTCGAAAACGCGCTGATGCGGGTGGGCGACATCCTGCTGTCGATCCCCACCATCCTGATCGCCATTCTGGTCAGCGCCATCGTGCGGGAACTGCTGCCGCCCAGCCTGCGCGAAATCGGTGCCGGAGCGGTGCTGGTGCTGGCCATCGTGCTGAGCGGCTGGGTGCAATATGCCCGCACCGTGCGCGCACAGACGGCGGTGGAACGGCGCAAGGAATATGTGCAGGCGGCGCAGCTGCTCAAGGTGCCTGCGCGGCGCATCATGTTCAGCCATATCCTGCCCAACACGCTGACCCCCATCCTGGTTGCGGCCACGCTGAACTTCGGCATGGCGATCCTGACCGAGGCGACGCTGTCTTTCCTCGGGATCGGGATGCCGCCCAGTCAGCCCAGCCTCGGCACGCTGATCCGCCTTGGCAACCAGTTCCTGTTCTCTGGCATGTGGTGGATCGTGCTGTTCCCCGTGCTGCAACTCTGCCTGCTCGTCGTGTCCGTCAACCTGTTGGGTGACTGGCTGCGCGACGCGCTGAACCCGAAATTGAGGTAAGTGATGACTGACCTTCTGATCCGCAATATCCGTCCGATGGCGGGCGACGCAGCTGACCTGTTGATCCGTGCCGGGCGTATCGTGGCAATGGGCCAGAACCTTGCTGCCGAAGGTGTCGCAGTGGAGGACGGGCAGGGCGCGATTGCCATTCCGTCGCTGACCGATGCGCATACCCATCTGGACAAGACGACCTGGGGCATGGGCTGGTATGCCGGTCGCAAGGGCGGCGCGTTGCAGGCCCTGATCGACAACGAACGCAACGAACGGATCCCGCTGGGCCTTGATGTGCATCGCCAGTCGATGCGCCACGCCCTGCAACTGATTGCCAATGGCACCGGCCAGATCCGCAGCCATGTCGATGTGGACCATGATCACAAGCTGACCCTGCTTGAAGGCAAGCTGCGCACCCGCGCGGCCTTGCAGGGGGCGGTGGATATCCAGATCGTTGCTTTCCCGCAATCCGGCCTGATGATCCGCCCCGGCGTCTATGAGCTGCTGGACGAGGCGCTGGCCATGGGGGCCGATGTCGTTGGCGGGCTGGATCCGTCGTCGATGGACCGCGATCCGAAAGCCTCGCTTGATGCGATTTTCCGGCTGGCCGAAAAGCACGGCAAGCCG
The Gemmobacter fulvus genome window above contains:
- a CDS encoding sulfite exporter TauE/SafE family protein, giving the protein MFLDTALLIVAAFGAGVLNTIAGGGTFLTFPALVFTGVPPVIANATSSVAVFPGYLGGAIGFRQELAQMNRAQLLRLSAITLAGGLCGALLLMISSNAAFSVVVPFLLLGATLAFLFGDQIRSFAAAHSRGVTPQGAVGLFAVSLYGGYFNGGLGILLLALFSLWGMSNIHQMNGLKSGLSFLLTAISVVVFAAAGLVSWPQAIVMMLASTAGGYLGAPLARRLPKAVIRAIVGLIGFGMTAVFTARLFA
- a CDS encoding ABC transporter substrate-binding protein — translated: MTFKTTLLAGVALACLATAGSAQTLRWGAARDINSLDPYSYGSTFTISFLNHVYEGLVRYNSNLEIEPALATEWEVLPNNIWRFKLRQGVKFHDGADFTADDVVTSLARVSHADSPLKGNLPAYKSATKVDDYTVDIELVGTYPLLLNDLTNIHMFDAGWLKEHNAEVPTDVAKKVEGYPTFNANGTGPFSVESRVPDSKTILAVNDGWWDTPQHNLKRIEFTPIASEATRVAALLSGEIDFTEKAPVQDLPRLAAAPNVKVMEGNELRTIMFGFNFQDKLHNGEPNLFKDKKMREAVGLAIDLNLIRDKVMRGKSRVTGTMVAPAIPGYDAALDTPPVYDPEKAAAMIKELGAEGYAFEIMCSNDLWVNEEEICNALVSMLTRVGLAPRLNIAPNAVQQVKLTNGEADMFAFGWANEPMLDSYSILLQTFQTKSDNAGVFNWGGWSYPEMDKLIIAASTELDREKRLAMQSAALKIVKDESIMLPFHQQPMAWATSDKVESVVQLSDNKGRHWLTRMAE
- a CDS encoding ABC transporter permease, coding for MIVFLIKRLANAALVMLVVALMAFMIFRFVGDPIQLMVNEQTTQVERDALRERLGLNESVVMQYLRFVGNAVQGDFGISYRNQQEVMSLIAERFPATIELVLMATIISLVVGVPFGVITAIHRGKWYSEGLQFLSIIGVSLPSFVIGILLILVFSVILNIAPAFGRGEVVSIGWWTTGLLTPSGRAALILPSIALSFYQITLVMRLVRAEMLEVLRSDFIKFARARGVPAWRVHYSHALRNCLMPVVTMTAMNIGALIAFALITETVFQWPGMGLLFIQAVTFVDIPVMAAYLCIVSFIFVALNTLVDITYALIDPRLRNAKA
- a CDS encoding ABC transporter permease produces the protein MTVNLKSPGVLARLRQSDLWWSFTHQRSAVFAAVLLTVLIVSAFTAPLYAPQNPFDPAQLELWNAEIPPIWLEGGQWPYLLGTDTQGRDILSAILYGSRISILIGIASVVFALVIGIGTGLVAGYYGGFVENALMRVGDILLSIPTILIAILVSAIVRELLPPSLREIGAGAVLVLAIVLSGWVQYARTVRAQTAVERRKEYVQAAQLLKVPARRIMFSHILPNTLTPILVAATLNFGMAILTEATLSFLGIGMPPSQPSLGTLIRLGNQFLFSGMWWIVLFPVLQLCLLVVSVNLLGDWLRDALNPKLR
- a CDS encoding amidohydrolase family protein, with the protein product MTDLLIRNIRPMAGDAADLLIRAGRIVAMGQNLAAEGVAVEDGQGAIAIPSLTDAHTHLDKTTWGMGWYAGRKGGALQALIDNERNERIPLGLDVHRQSMRHALQLIANGTGQIRSHVDVDHDHKLTLLEGKLRTRAALQGAVDIQIVAFPQSGLMIRPGVYELLDEALAMGADVVGGLDPSSMDRDPKASLDAIFRLAEKHGKPIDIHLHEYGELGAFTLEEIIIRTRAHGMQGKVGVSHCFCLGMPDPHRVGPLMDQVAREDIRIFTTGHPSAEVPSLQDMRAAGIKVGLGCDGIRDTWGPWGQPDMLHRARIVGMKNRMRRDDELELLLDAASRGGAEAMGMDAQGLALGAVADLTLVAGETLAHAVVEEAPRPLVVKGGRVVARNGALALPGITMP